The following coding sequences are from one Geothrix sp. window:
- a CDS encoding nuclear transport factor 2 family protein, which translates to MIRWPALAACVVLSAAPPAAVPPEAVVQKQVEAYNAHDLNAFAACYAPDIEFRTMAGAVNPEKGLAALKKGYGELFKAYPTLRVKILKRITQGAFVIDQEQAEGMGPKPITVTAIYEVSEGKIVRVWFIEG; encoded by the coding sequence ATGATCCGCTGGCCTGCTCTGGCTGCTTGCGTTGTCCTCTCGGCGGCGCCGCCCGCCGCAGTCCCGCCGGAAGCCGTGGTCCAGAAGCAGGTCGAGGCCTACAACGCCCACGACCTGAACGCCTTCGCGGCCTGCTACGCGCCGGACATCGAGTTCCGCACCATGGCCGGCGCCGTGAACCCCGAGAAGGGCCTGGCCGCCCTGAAGAAGGGCTACGGCGAGCTGTTCAAGGCCTACCCCACCCTGCGGGTGAAGATCCTCAAGCGCATCACCCAGGGCGCCTTCGTCATCGACCAGGAACAAGCCGAAGGCATGGGCCCGAAGCCCATCACCGTCACCGCGATCTACGAGGTTTCGGAGGGGAAGATCGTTCGGGTTTGGTTTATCGAGGGGTAG
- a CDS encoding radical SAM protein has product MRYDEPLFRPPSEADSFILQATLGCSWNACTYCAMYRGKCYTVRPLDDVRADIAEAGDRFADDVRHVFVADGDPLGMATEHWEPILRALAAAFPRLRRVSTYATARNLLEKTPEELRRLRELGLSLLYIGPESGDDATLRRIAKGADAAAHVEAARRAREAGMEQSLIFLLGAGGRERSEAHARASGRLATAMDPRFLSTLTLTVIPGTPMAKLEDGGRFELPDVHGLLQELRWFVEEARPSATIFRSNHASNYLPIGGRLPRDRDAILAAIDAALAGQVRLRPEWARGL; this is encoded by the coding sequence GTGCGCTACGACGAACCCCTCTTCCGCCCGCCCAGCGAGGCCGATTCCTTCATCCTCCAGGCCACCCTGGGCTGCTCCTGGAACGCCTGCACCTACTGCGCCATGTATCGGGGCAAGTGCTACACGGTGCGGCCGCTGGACGATGTGCGCGCCGATATCGCCGAGGCGGGCGACCGCTTCGCTGATGACGTGCGCCATGTCTTCGTGGCGGATGGCGATCCGTTGGGCATGGCCACAGAGCACTGGGAGCCCATCCTGCGCGCCCTGGCCGCCGCCTTCCCCCGCCTGCGCCGCGTCAGCACCTACGCCACGGCCCGCAACCTGCTGGAGAAGACACCGGAGGAGCTGCGGCGCCTGCGGGAGCTGGGCCTCTCTCTGCTCTACATCGGGCCTGAGTCCGGCGACGACGCCACCCTGCGGCGCATCGCCAAGGGGGCCGATGCTGCCGCCCACGTGGAGGCCGCCCGCCGGGCCCGTGAGGCGGGCATGGAGCAGTCGCTGATCTTCCTGCTGGGCGCCGGGGGCCGCGAGCGCAGCGAGGCCCACGCCCGGGCCTCGGGCCGCCTCGCCACGGCCATGGACCCCCGCTTCCTCTCCACCCTGACCCTCACGGTCATCCCCGGCACGCCCATGGCAAAGCTGGAGGACGGCGGCCGCTTCGAGCTGCCGGATGTCCACGGCCTGCTGCAGGAGCTGCGCTGGTTCGTGGAGGAGGCCCGGCCCAGCGCCACCATCTTCCGTTCCAACCACGCCTCCAACTACCTGCCCATCGGCGGTCGCCTACCCCGGGATCGCGACGCCATCCTCGCCGCCATCGACGCTGCCCTGGCGGGTCAGGTGAGGTTACGGCCGGAGTGGGCGCGGGGGCTGTAG
- a CDS encoding SPOR domain-containing protein, protein MGTRQLVLWTALAASLAAQEGAPGYKWVGLQAGSLSPDTQTNLKASPFFGLQGGLLFDEKRYGLSFQALVASPKSDLAPGKSLSQSEFSATLLTGLSGDAASRFWPYIGLGLGAVSIPQIDAVTGLQKTLKAGTAHLSLGFHHRPGLGLVWGLEGRYLFTFANADLKEFQGAAVVGYAWGGRAAAPRSEPERAPTKVEPPPVVAPPPPPAPLPVVSTVPAPRPLASPAPPPQAPQPVAKPVPQAPVARPLASPPPPAAPVTAPPPPVTVVVAPPPAPRPAPLPPPAPAKATAPGSEVTRRLDALRLGDMPKALELGKKHIDALSGQRWTLRLEIANLPATLKNAVVAFPGQEPDLFIAPIKLKGGKTAYQLFLGDYASKADAERAAKAVPAFFLEGGQRPRPYQINAIPAQ, encoded by the coding sequence ATGGGAACCAGGCAGCTCGTACTGTGGACCGCGCTCGCCGCAAGCCTCGCCGCGCAGGAGGGGGCGCCGGGGTACAAGTGGGTGGGCCTGCAGGCGGGCAGCCTGTCCCCGGACACCCAGACGAACCTGAAGGCCTCGCCCTTCTTCGGCCTCCAGGGGGGCCTGCTCTTCGACGAGAAGCGCTACGGCCTCAGCTTCCAGGCCCTGGTGGCCAGTCCCAAGAGCGACCTGGCCCCGGGCAAGAGCCTCAGCCAGTCCGAGTTCTCCGCCACCCTGCTGACCGGTCTCTCCGGCGACGCGGCGAGCCGGTTCTGGCCCTACATCGGCCTAGGCCTGGGCGCCGTCTCCATCCCGCAGATCGACGCCGTGACCGGATTGCAGAAGACCCTCAAGGCCGGCACGGCGCACCTGTCGCTGGGCTTCCACCACCGACCGGGCCTGGGCCTCGTCTGGGGGCTGGAAGGCCGCTACCTCTTCACCTTCGCCAACGCCGACCTGAAGGAGTTCCAGGGGGCCGCGGTGGTCGGCTACGCCTGGGGCGGCCGCGCGGCCGCCCCCCGGTCTGAGCCCGAGCGGGCGCCGACCAAGGTCGAGCCCCCACCGGTGGTGGCGCCGCCCCCGCCACCGGCCCCCCTGCCGGTGGTCAGCACGGTTCCGGCGCCGCGTCCGCTCGCCAGTCCTGCGCCGCCACCCCAGGCCCCGCAGCCCGTGGCCAAGCCCGTCCCCCAGGCGCCCGTGGCCCGTCCCCTGGCGAGCCCCCCGCCCCCGGCGGCCCCCGTGACCGCGCCGCCTCCCCCGGTCACCGTGGTGGTGGCGCCCCCGCCCGCTCCCCGGCCGGCCCCCCTGCCGCCGCCCGCCCCCGCCAAAGCCACCGCCCCAGGGTCCGAGGTGACCCGGCGTCTGGATGCCCTCCGCCTGGGCGACATGCCCAAGGCCCTGGAGCTCGGGAAGAAGCACATCGACGCGCTGTCCGGCCAGCGCTGGACCCTCCGTCTGGAGATCGCCAACCTGCCCGCGACCCTGAAGAACGCCGTGGTGGCCTTCCCGGGACAGGAACCCGACCTGTTCATCGCCCCCATCAAGCTCAAGGGCGGCAAGACCGCCTACCAGCTCTTCCTC
- a CDS encoding AEC family transporter: MAESRVVLIKIAGMFLLILAGWAARRRGLLKEEASAILSRIVVDAAFPALVFTQMLRTVDAAVLRQDWLLPLLPLPLVLVAYLVGLGIAPLFGGKAQRNTVLFLITSPNWVFLPLPIAEALYGSAGVRVVLLCNVGAQLALWSIGVWILHGEIGQALRNLRSNIGLWATAGGVVLALAFPGLRTLGDLHPAPATLGGMAGAAAFDALAMLGSLTIPLSLLAIGAQLGALPVAIRRLPPSLWGVAAARLVVAPLATIGLGLLLARAGFHLPLITRMVVVLVSAMPVAIVCSVMAERFGGDATLAAQSVFLSTLLSLVTVPALFFLVS, from the coding sequence ATGGCCGAATCCCGCGTCGTACTCATCAAGATCGCCGGCATGTTCCTCCTCATCCTGGCGGGGTGGGCCGCCCGGCGCCGCGGCCTGCTGAAGGAGGAGGCCAGCGCCATCCTCAGCCGCATCGTCGTCGACGCCGCGTTTCCCGCCCTGGTCTTCACCCAGATGCTGAGGACCGTCGATGCCGCGGTGCTGCGCCAGGACTGGCTGCTCCCCCTGCTGCCCCTGCCCCTGGTGCTCGTCGCGTACCTGGTGGGGCTGGGCATCGCGCCCCTGTTCGGCGGGAAGGCCCAGCGCAACACCGTGCTGTTCCTCATCACCAGCCCCAACTGGGTCTTCCTGCCCCTGCCCATCGCCGAGGCCCTGTACGGCAGCGCGGGGGTGCGGGTCGTCCTCCTCTGCAACGTGGGCGCCCAGCTGGCGCTCTGGTCCATCGGCGTGTGGATCCTCCACGGCGAGATCGGCCAGGCCCTCCGGAACCTCCGCTCGAACATCGGCCTGTGGGCCACGGCCGGGGGCGTGGTACTGGCCCTCGCCTTCCCGGGGCTGCGCACCCTGGGCGACCTGCACCCCGCCCCGGCCACCCTGGGCGGCATGGCCGGGGCCGCGGCCTTCGATGCCCTGGCGATGCTGGGCAGCCTCACCATCCCCCTGTCGCTCCTCGCCATCGGCGCCCAGCTGGGCGCCCTGCCCGTGGCGATCCGCCGGTTGCCGCCCTCGCTCTGGGGTGTGGCCGCGGCCCGCCTGGTGGTCGCCCCCCTCGCCACCATCGGCCTGGGCCTGCTCCTCGCCCGGGCCGGGTTCCACCTGCCCCTCATCACCCGCATGGTCGTGGTGCTGGTCTCGGCCATGCCCGTGGCCATCGTCTGCAGCGTGATGGCCGAGCGCTTCGGCGGCGATGCCACGCTGGCGGCCCAGAGCGTCTTCCTTTCGACGCTGCTCAGCCTCGTCACCGTGCCCGCCCTCTTCTTCCTGGTGTCCTGA
- a CDS encoding sulfurtransferase: protein MSMRPHLLVPFLACALLAQAPARKLHPELLVSTAWLADHLKDPDLALLHVADTFADYKRGHIPGARYLATAKFIDNAGPLGSELPPVETLVKTFSELGISEKSRIVIYATAWMPNAARAFFTLDYLGRGDRAALLDGGIEQWLVEDRPVTGALPAFAAAAFVPKVRPEVRASLEEVKSVVEAPAAQATGQVLDSRPERRYKAGHLSGANHVYWQETLVDEEHPVFQPVAKLEALLAARGLLPGRKVLTYCEVGLQAAHGYFLCRYLGYEAALFDGSFQEWSAAKLPTVTGGGKTAPPPAPPAN, encoded by the coding sequence ATGTCGATGCGTCCCCACCTCCTCGTCCCCTTCCTCGCCTGCGCGCTCCTGGCCCAGGCCCCGGCGCGGAAGCTCCATCCCGAGCTGCTCGTGAGCACCGCCTGGCTGGCCGACCACCTCAAGGACCCCGACCTGGCCCTGCTGCACGTGGCCGACACCTTCGCGGACTACAAGCGGGGGCACATCCCGGGGGCCCGCTACCTCGCCACGGCGAAGTTCATCGACAATGCCGGGCCGCTGGGCTCGGAGCTGCCCCCGGTGGAGACGCTGGTGAAGACCTTCTCGGAGCTGGGGATCTCCGAGAAGAGCCGCATCGTCATCTACGCCACGGCCTGGATGCCCAATGCCGCGCGGGCCTTCTTCACGCTGGACTACCTGGGCCGCGGCGACCGCGCGGCGCTGCTGGATGGGGGCATCGAGCAGTGGCTCGTGGAGGACCGGCCCGTCACCGGGGCCCTGCCCGCCTTTGCTGCGGCGGCCTTCGTCCCGAAGGTGAGGCCTGAGGTGCGGGCCTCGCTGGAGGAGGTGAAGTCGGTCGTCGAGGCGCCCGCGGCCCAGGCCACGGGCCAGGTGCTGGACTCCCGTCCCGAGCGGCGCTACAAGGCCGGCCACCTCAGCGGCGCGAACCACGTGTACTGGCAGGAGACCCTGGTGGACGAGGAGCACCCGGTGTTCCAGCCCGTGGCCAAGCTGGAGGCCCTCCTGGCCGCCCGCGGACTGCTGCCGGGCCGGAAGGTTCTGACCTACTGCGAGGTGGGCCTGCAGGCCGCCCACGGCTACTTCCTCTGCCGCTACCTGGGCTATGAGGCCGCCCTGTTCGATGGTTCCTTCCAGGAGTGGAGCGCGGCCAAGCTTCCCACCGTGACCGGCGGCGGGAAGACGGCCCCGCCGCCGGCGCCGCCCGCGAACTGA